A window of the Penaeus monodon isolate SGIC_2016 chromosome 38, NSTDA_Pmon_1, whole genome shotgun sequence genome harbors these coding sequences:
- the LOC119597096 gene encoding cuticle protein 7-like yields MNTKVLFLLGVVAVAAADKPPTYSYSAPHGSFEDSVEYDDAKYDFNWAVKDDDSGNDFGHQESRDGDNTQGSYYVQLPDGRLQKVTYYVDGDNGYVADVTYEGEARYDSVESREYVPPRPVYSAPESHESVETPVYTPPRPQYAAPRRSYGFPQ; encoded by the exons ATGAACACTAAG GTCCTCTTCTTGCTCGGCGTGGTGGCTGTGGCTGCTGCAGATAAGCCGCCGACCTACTCCTACAGCGCCCCACAC GGATCTTTCGAGGACTCAGTGGAGTATGATGatgccaagtacgacttcaactggGCTGTGAAGGACGAcgactccggcaacgacttcggtcaccaggagTCCCGCGACGGCGACAACACTCAGGGATCgtactacgtgcagctccccgacggccgcctgcagaagGTGACGTACTACGTGGATGGCGACAATGGATACGTTGCCGACGTGacgtacgagggcgaggctcgctATGACTCAGTTGAGTCTCGCGAATACGTTCCCCCCAGGCCCGTGTACTCCGCCCCCGAGTCCCACGAGTCAGTTGAGACTCCCGTATACACCCCACCACGACCCCAGTATGCCGCCCCCAGGCGCTCTTACGGTTTCCCTCAGTAA
- the LOC119597098 gene encoding cuticle protein 7-like, which produces MCLQVLFLLGVVAVAAADKLPTYSYSAPQGSFEDSVEYDDAKYDFNWAVKDDDSGNDFGHQEARDGDNTQGSYYVQLPDGRLQKVTYYVDGDNGYVADVTYEGEARYDSVESREYVPPRPVYSAPESQESVETPVYNPPRPQYAAPRRSYGFPQ; this is translated from the exons ATGTGTCTGCAGGTCCTGTTCTTGCTCGGTGTGGTGGCTGTGGCTGCTGCAGATAAGCTACCGACCTACTCCTACAGCGCCCCACAG GGATCTTTCGAGGACTCAGTGGAGTATGATGatgccaagtacgacttcaactggGCTGTGAAGGACGAcgactccggcaacgacttcggccaCCAGGAGGCCCGTGACGGCGACAACACTCAGGGATCgtactacgtgcagctccccgacggccgcctgcagaagGTGACGTACTACGTGGACGGCGACAACGGATACGTTGCCGACGTGacgtacgagggcgaggctcgttaTGACTCGGTTGAGTCTCGCGAATACGTCCCCCCCAGGCCCGTGTACTCCGCCCCCGAGTCCCAAGAGTCAGTAGAGACTCCCGTGTACAACCCACCACGACCTCAATATGCCGCCCCCAGGCGCTCTTACGGCTTCCCTCAGTGA